The following is a genomic window from bacterium.
ATGGAGCTGTTCCGGGCCGCTCCCGAGGTGCTGGACAAGTACCGTCAGATGTTCCGCTACATCCTGATCGACGAGTACCAGGACACCAACCGGGTGCAGTACAACCTGGTGCGCGAGCTGGCCGCCGGCCACGGCAACCTGTGCGTGGTGGGCGATGACGACCAGTCGATCTACGGCTGGCGCGGGGCCGATATCCGCAACATCCTGGAGTTCGAGCGCGATTTCAAGAACGTGACCACCGTGCGCCTGGAGCAGAACTACCGCTCCACCTCGGCCATCCTGGAGGTGGCCCACGCCGTGGTCAGCCGGAACGTGGGGCGCAAGCCCAAGAAGCTCTGGACCGAGCTGAAAGGCGGCCCCGCGCCGGTGGTGCTGGAGACGCGGGATGAGCTGGATGAGGCGGCCCAGATCGCGGACAAGCTGCGCGCGGTGAAAATAGAGGATGGCCTCGCCTGGCGCGACTTTGCCGTGCTCTACCGCACCAACGCCCAGAGCCGCGCCCTGGAGGAGGCCCTGCGCCGCGGCCTGGTACCCTACCGCATCGTCGGAGGGCTGCGGTTTTACGAGCGCAAGGAGATCAAGGACCTGCTGGCGTATCTCAAGGTGATCGCCAACCCGCTGGATTCGACCAGCCTGTACCGGATAATCAATGTCCCCACGCGCGGGATCGGGGCGACCAGCCTGACCAAGCTGACCGAGCTGGCATTGAGCCGCGGCGAGGCGCTCTATCACGTCCTGGCCGAGGCCGACCAGGCGGCCGGGCTCGGGCAGCGCACCGCCACAGCCGTGATGGACCTGCACACCCTGTTCGAGGAGCTGCGCGGCCGCAGCCACAGCGAAAGCGCCGCGGTGATCATTACTGAGTTGCTGGCCCGCACCCGTTACGAGCAGGAGTTCAGCGAGCTGGAAACGTTGGAAGCCCAGGGACGCCTGGACAACGTGGCCGAGCTGGTCAGCGCGGCCGAGGAGTTCAGCCAGCGCTGGGAGCCGGAAAACGGCGGCACCTGCCTGGAGGCGTTCCTGGCCGAGACCTCGCTGGTGAGCGAGATCGATTTCATGAACCCGGAGCAGGACTATGTGACCCTGATGACCCTGCACAACGCCAAGGGCCTGGAGTTCCCGGTGGTGTTCATCGCCGGGGTGGAGGAGAACCTCCTGCCCATCGCGCGCGCCTGGGAGGACTCGGCGGACAACGACGACGCCATCGAGGAGGAGCGGCGCCTTCTGTACGTGGGCCTGACCCGCGCCAGGAAGCGCGTGTTCCTGAGCTGGGCCGCCAGCCGGCGGCGCTATTCCGAGGTGCTGGACGGCGGTCCCTCCGCGTTCCTGCGCGATATCCCCGAGGGGATGCTCGAGCGGGAGGAAAGCCCCAAGAGCCGTGAGTGGGGCGGCTACAACCGCTCGTTCTCCGGCGGCTTGGGAGGAGATCGGTTCGGCGGCGGCTCGTTCGGGAACCCGCGCGGCCCCTTGGGGGCGGCCCCGCCGATTGGGTTCCCGCGGAA
Proteins encoded in this region:
- a CDS encoding UvrD-helicase domain-containing protein — its product is MTDLLEQLNEPQRQAVTTTEGPLLVLAGAGSGKTRVLTQRIAYLVRNNGVPPGRILALTFTNKAAGEMKARVERLLGGETRLWIGTFHSVFARILRQHAEALGYNRNYSIYDSDDSERLVKKILKSSPLDLGNLTPGRVRHAISRFKNDLRTPEEVLAAPHHLLERKLAEVYKAYAAELKASNSMDFDDLILKPMELFRAAPEVLDKYRQMFRYILIDEYQDTNRVQYNLVRELAAGHGNLCVVGDDDQSIYGWRGADIRNILEFERDFKNVTTVRLEQNYRSTSAILEVAHAVVSRNVGRKPKKLWTELKGGPAPVVLETRDELDEAAQIADKLRAVKIEDGLAWRDFAVLYRTNAQSRALEEALRRGLVPYRIVGGLRFYERKEIKDLLAYLKVIANPLDSTSLYRIINVPTRGIGATSLTKLTELALSRGEALYHVLAEADQAAGLGQRTATAVMDLHTLFEELRGRSHSESAAVIITELLARTRYEQEFSELETLEAQGRLDNVAELVSAAEEFSQRWEPENGGTCLEAFLAETSLVSEIDFMNPEQDYVTLMTLHNAKGLEFPVVFIAGVEENLLPIARAWEDSADNDDAIEEERRLLYVGLTRARKRVFLSWAASRRRYSEVLDGGPSAFLRDIPEGMLEREESPKSREWGGYNRSFSGGLGGDRFGGGSFGNPRGPLGAAPPIGFPRKNTGQRPAASSTVTAQNPRGPVFVRDAGVDEPTWRKGERVRHQAFGSGSIVAVDGYLDDLKVTVRFDGGVTKKLVARFAKLARE